The genomic stretch TCATTTATTGGTGGTCCAAGAGACATGCGAAAAAGATATATGGAAGCAATGACTTTAGTACAACGTTATGGAAAACCAGATGTTTTCTTAACAATGACTTGCAATCCAAATTGGCCGGAAATTTCAAACCAACTACTCCAACATGAAGAACCTCAAAATAGACCTGATTTGGTTGCCCGAGTTTTCCTTTCGAAATTAGAACAACTGAAAGACGAATTGTTTAAGAAGAAGATATTTGGTCAAGTCTCAGCGTATGTCTATGTCATAGAGCACCAAAAAAGAGGTCTTCCACATGCACACTTTTTAATTATCTTGCAAAGGGATTGGAAATTATATACACCGGAATCTTTTGATGAAATTGTTTCAGTAGAAATACCATATCAAAATACAAACATACATTTACATAATGCGGTAGTGAAGCATATGATGCATGGACCCTGTGGAGTCTTAAACCCATCCAATGTTTGCATGAAAAGAAATGGTTGTTGCAAAAGTAATTATCCAAAGAAATATGCACCAAATACAAACGTAGGAAGCGATTGTTTCCCCATTTATAAGCGTTCAGATAATGGGGTAAACGTGAAAGTAAGAGGAAAGAATTTAGACAATCgttgggttgttccatataatcCATATCTACTTGCAACATTTGATTGTCATATTAATGTTGAGATTTGCTCAACAATAAAAGCAGTCAAATATCTTTACAAGTACATTTACAAAGGCCATGATCGTGTTGCTTTCAACTTGATTTCTGAAGAAAATAATCATCAAGTTGATGAAATCCAACAATTTCAATCAGCTCGATGGATCGCTCCCCCAGAAGCTATGTGGAGAATATATGGGTTTGTTATTAATGAAATGTACCCAGCAGTGTATAGCTTACATTTACATCTTGAAGATCAACAGTCAATCACTTTCCAGGCAAAAGACGATCTAACCAACATTTTAAATTCATATCAATCTCGAAAAACTATGTTAACAGAATTCTTTGCCATGAATCAAATAGATGCCAATGCAAGAAGACTACTATACAAAGAATTTCCAGAACATTATGTATGGAACCATCAACACAAACAATGGACCCCTCGAAAAAAGAAAACAGTTATAGGTCGTATTGTTACAGCAAATCCACTTGAAGGTGAGAGATATTATCTACGACTACTATTAACTCATTTAAAAGGACCACTATCCTTCCAAGATATTAGGTCTATTGATGGAATTGTAGTCCCAACATTTCGCGATGCAGCAACACTGCATGGTTTACTACAAAGAGACAACAACTTAGAAGAATGTTTACAAGAAGCATCGTTATTCCAAATGCCAGCCAGTTTGAGACGGTTATTTGCAACCATATTGGTTTATTGTAATCCAACCAATCCAATATACCTTTGGGAGCGTTTTGAAAATGAAATGTCAGTTGATTTCAAACCAGCAGACTATCCTACTTCAAATGTAAGAATCCAGGTATTGAGATCAATTGCTTTAGCAATTGACTCATTGGGGAAAGACATCAACTCTTACAATCTCACAGACAATGACATCTCATTTGATGACAAAGAAATTCAATCCAGagaaattaatgatgaaatgggtGTTGAAGTTCCAGAGGAAGATATTACGGCCTCAAAATGTCTAAACAGTGAACAACAACATGTATATGATGCAGTCCTAGAAAAAGTACTCGAGAATAAAAGCGGTTCATTTTTTATAGACGGTCCAGGCGGGACGGGAAAAACATTCTTATACAAGGCAATTTTGGCAATATTACGATCAAGAAATTTAGTAGCACTTGCAACTGCTTCATCAGGGGTTGCTGCATCTATTCTTCCTGGAGGGCGAACAACACACTCACGTTTTAAACTCTCACTTGGTACTAGCGAAATGAACACATGTTCTATCAGCAAACAAAGTGGTCTTGCAAGCCTACTTCGCACAACCCGATTAATAATATGGGATGAAGCTCCAATGACACGAAAACAACATATAGAAGCATTGGACAAAATGTTACGTGACATCACTGATGTAGATGTAACATTCGGTGGAAAAGTAGTCATTTTGGGTGGAGATTTTAGACAGGTTTTACCTGTGGTTCGTAAAGGAACGAGAGAAGAACAAGTTCGTTCCAGTTTGGTTTATTCATATTTGTGGCCTTCCTTGACCAAGTTCCACTTAATTGAAAACATGCGAGCACGATTGGATCCTGCATTCTCAGATTATGTTTTAAAAGTTGGCAATGGAATGCCACCAAACACAGCCAATGAAATGATAAAAATACCAACTTGCATGCTTATTCCTTATGTTGATGATAAGTTTTCTTTAGATCGTTTGATTGAAGATGTTTTCCACAACATTCACGTTTTTTCACAAAATATTTCCAGTATGATGAAACGAGCCATACTAACACCAAAAAATGATTTTGTTGATGAAATAAACACTTTGTTAATTCATAGATTCCCTGGTGAAGAACAACGATATTATAGTTTTGATGAAACAACATATTCATCTGAACAATCAGTGATGGAAGATTTCTTAAATAATCTAACCCCAAATGGACTCCCTCCACATGAATTGTTACTTAAGAAAAATTGCCCAATCATGCTTCTCAAAAACATTAATCCTTCAGAAGGCCTATGCAATGGAACGCGCTTAATTTGTCGAGCTTTTGATAAAAATATCATAGATGCAGAAATTGCAGTGGGACATTACAAAGGGAAAAGAgtgttgtagtgcaccaaatttttttttttagattatttaaatttttgtgatttattttatttaaatgttaagtgtgatgaattgttttatttaagtgttgttattttatttggatgattatttgttttatttgattgtttattattttatttaattgttagaattgtttggttaattaatttaataagtgaataattgcataacatgtttattttactattagtgttacattttaaataagtgtgacaattgaggtaattaggtgagatttggttgaatgcactaaggtgcatggtagatagtgatgcaccctagtgatttagtgtgtgctagtgcatggtagcatggtacacatgtgtagattttctacacactttatatttccttattttagattttatttgaattaatttataaaaaaagaaaaaaaaaagaaaagaaaaagggaaatagAGAGGTTGGACGTGTGAACCTAATGGGAAAGGAAGATTGagtttttttgtatttatttgagTCAATTATAGTTATCATCTTATTTCCATATTTTTaagataaaataaatttaaaaaaataggtGATAATGTTATTTTGGGAAAGGAAGTGATCATCTTTATTTTTCCACCTATTgggatataattaaataaatatgaattaagagaaaatatgaagagaataggaaagttacctttttcttttattgtgtcattatgggaaaattaggataaagagggaatggggaaaaatggaagagcattatgctcttgggCTGCCGAAatatagagagaagagagagagagagagagagagagagggcatgacctagagagagaaggaggagaagaaagaaaggaagaagaataagaaaaaagggttcaagctagggtaaggtttttggttatttttccttATGATTATTCTAGTATTATTattgggttgtctctaaccttgttcatcttcttcttcatcttgatcATTCAAATATACAACCCCTAAGGTTTGAGCAAGGAGGATTATTGGACTCTTGGTTGGTTttgattcttgattttctatcaagaagaggtattgaaatcctTTCTAAATTTTGTGATggttttgatgaatagattattTGAGGGATTATGGTTAAAAAGGGGATTCATGTTTTGGGTAgaaaaatgggtactttgtgttcttgatatcttgttgATTACGAGTTGTTTGATCTTGCATGAAGGATATTATGGTTTAGTGTATAAAAGGGTTTTGGTGTTGATCTTTCTATGAATAATGATTAGTGATAATTTATGAATGCATATGTGgagatttcggcctaggcatacccaaggatgttcttgatatttttgtttgatgttgcgtgattttcaatatattagatccatgttttaggacctatgtaatatgGATAAGTTGATAATTGGTaatcttgatatttggatccatgaaattttgataggatgcatgttatattgtgaatgaataaattataagatgcatgaaaataatgatataaacatgttaggttaatataaggcatatgtgaatatggtgcttatgaaTTAATATAtgttattgttagtgttttgttggatttcatgtgtagattcaatggaatagaaaaaaaaatggttttaaaagatttcatgtgaatatgttagtgatattagaatcatgcatataataagagtatgatgagattttggacatgtatgattttatgtaatttttgggataaaagttgagtttcatgaggaattaagcttgctgttttttttgtaaataattgggaaaaagttgataaaaagatgaattgcatgcataagtaatgttcttgatgttatgttaatttatgaaattaaaaaggagattttaagtcccattaaaatgatattttactcaattgtttacctacagaatttttattgaatttttagaaaatatgagcttttaaattgattatggtgatttttaatgataaaaatagttgctggaatttttgtaagaaaatatgaagtaaatttcactaaaatgaatttgatgagtttttggaataaattatttttcctaagttatggtaatattgaaaaattgtatttttaatggtatgaatgcatattttgataagtaatgatttttcctttattttgattgagaaaaatgtttagattctatttatttgttatttttgaagaaaataaatggtggctgaaagtttgttttaaaaaggttaaaaattgttattaaattgtcacataggGATTTATGctacataaaaaaaaactaagtcttaaataatttaaatcaaaatgtattttttttttccacacttaaaatatatttttcacatcatttatgtaacacaatgataaaatattttttttttaaagaaacatattaaaaataggtattttaattaaatccaagctttttggttaattctttgtaatttgagattaatgaatgaaatttgtcatatattttatttttgagctaaaataaaataattttataaaataaaataatgttttgagaaatttaatcaactcagaaattttaagaaaaaaaataaagcatgtaatatgtctattgattttaaaataataaaagtaagaaatgtagaattatcgtttttgaaaacgtctctattacgcaatgttcccatgtatgcatgttacatgcaactccacttttacgtccaaaattatgtttaatattcaactatgtggtttttataaaacgatcatgctagtaaaatgggtaaaacgagcattattcttttatggcgataattgcatgttttgtgtaactgttatcatgagtgcatggcccatgcacacataagttgtatggaagggcaaactagtaattttatgaacctaagaaatgttattttgattatgatataggctcgttgaaagattgtgaaattcttagcttggacctgaggtaaggaagttagatagattctatgattttatgctatgaatggtaagactgttgtgtgaataaattgttatgaattatgaatgccataacgtgatgatatgttgaatgtgatatgtgtatggatgttagatacatcaaaccagttacgatgtcagatacatcgaacgagttactaaggacattgagacgtaactcctagggcggacgcgccgaggttattcaaggaccagtgatctcctgtttacctcatagggtgacatggacaactagcgatccatgctcatcatgtatgctgtatgtttgtgatatgatgatatgtcactattatgttatgatatgatgatatgttatgattatgttatgatatgatgatatgttacgattatgttatgatatgatgatatgttactattatgttatgatatgatgatatgttacgattatgttatgatatgatataccatgatgttttagatgaacgttagtgtttgtatttgttgtattcttacttgcttatttgtttgtacttccttactgggctttttagctcacccccttactttccttccaggtagcaaataggatttctctatggcacgcgtggtgaagtgatgagttctttcatcatgtggtgtatggcatggggtaatcctatggacggaaaaacgatcaacgtagaacgccatttaaattatgttttgtttttaagagactttcctaaattatcagtgagACTCAGctatttaatttttggtttctttgaactttgcataaaaacctatgttttattttaaaacttgtggcgccaacttgcatggttttaaacaagtccccctgagactttgataatgaatgttattcttttataaactatgttatgcgaatgttttgtaagtattagtctagggcgttctttacaagtGTTCATTCCTAGGATCCCATTTTTACCAAATCTTGATGAAAACAGTGGCTTCCCATTCAAACGAACTCAATTCCCTATAAGATTGAGTTTTGCAATGACTATAAATAAGTCACAAGGACAAACATTGGATTATGTTGGAATTTATTTGCCTCAACCAGTTTTTTCACATGGTCAATTATATGTGGCTTTATCAAGGGCGAAAACATCATCTACAGTAAGAATTCTAATACGACCAATGTCCACTGAACAACGAGGAAAAAACTACACAAAAAACATTGTATTTACAGAATTAATAACACTAGCAAGACTAAATTAATTTACTGCATGTATCTATATTATATTACAatcatttaattaaatttaattcttCAATGTCCTTAAATTtcttcaatttaaattaattcttCAATATCCAATTAtcttaaaaagttaaaaaaaaaattactatatgAAACTATTCTCAAATTATTTTTCAATATATTATATCCTCcatacaaaataaaaatacaaaataaaaaaaaataacgtgCATTTTAGTttccaaaatattatatattccaGTGTGTTTAACATCCAAGTACcttaaaaagttaaaaaaaagaaTACTATATGAAAATATTATCAAATTAGTTTCCAAATATTATGTTGTccatacaaaaaaaattacaaaatataacatgcaaaatagttttcaaaatattatatatttcaaTTGGTTTATTCATATCTGtagtatttatatatttaaaaattacataatttgtataaaatatattaaatgatgtgaaataactaaaatatataaCATGGTTTTAAAAGAAATTACTATGAAACAATATTTTTTATGGTTTAATAGAATTTGGTATGCTTTAACAAAATTTGGTATGCTATAAcaataaatacaacaaaatgcTTTCGAATTTAGTAATATTTTCGTCTTTGTTCAAACTTCAAAGTCAAGCTATAGCTTAATAGTAGCTTCCAGAAAACTTATGGAAAAATGCATGTGGTAAGTAGTGAAGGCTCTTACCTCACATTTGACTACTCAAAATATTTATGTTGAACATTTAATTAAAGTTAAAACAATCTAGACACATACTATTGATATTATGGAATTCAACACGATAAAAAGTACACAAGTATAATTGAGTAAGAGATGTGCAATGTTGACTCCCTTGACCGTAAGTCAAAGACTCGTATATACATCACAAATTACAACTACATAATACATATAGAACTGTTATCATACATTTATAATTTATCTAATTATGTATATTTATAAAAGCCAACTATTTAGCCGAAAAATTCAGACTTACTTCTCAATATTTGTATTTCATTTATTAAGttaattctattatatatatatatatatttggtgagTTTGAAGCATTATACTTGCTGCAGCACTGTGTTCTTCGGAGAGTACAAGAACACCGGACCAGGTGCGAGCAACGGTAGACAAGCTAAATTCACCAAGTTACTAACGTATGACCAAGTGAAGCCTTATATTAGTCTTGGTTTTATTAAGGGTTCAACCTGGTTGTTAGAAAAGCAGGAAGAATATAATGATGAggataaaaatgaaataaacttTAGGGAACTTTGAAATAATATGAGTATTAAGAAATGTTACCTACCAAAATAATTtcatttctattttttttgtaaagttttaattttccaaaaaaatataatatctgTAATAATtcagataaatatatataaagacaCAACCATTAATATTCAATGAAGCAATGCAACATTTGAGAAAAGATACATCCATTGCCATAGGACACAACTATTAGTATTCACAATGCAACATTTGAGAAAAGATGCATCCATTGCCATAAATCTTATATTAAGACAATCGTAATTGTTCTTAATTTGATCTTTACATAGTGCAGATACTTTTCTTTCATTTTACTTTCAGTCTATAATATAGTATATGTACTTATCATGCAGCTTTCTGATAAAGTCTTTGGAATCTTACTCCTGAATATTATTTTGGTCTGTCTTAACTGTTGGAAATTGTATACATGCATATTTCCTTTATCTTTTCTGCGTGAGACTATCATTATTACTTTTCGACATTTAAGATTAAACTGTGTTTTCTGCTCTGTTTTATTACATGACATTTTTATCATAACTTTAGTTAAGTATCAAGTTCTTGATGTCACCTTGTCAACTGAAACATTTTAGGAAAAGATCATTTTCCTACAAATTTATTATTCATGTTCAACAATTAAGCAAACTAAATACACATCTATTGAAGTTTTTtctcttttcagggatattgAAGTAATACATTGTGATTTTTTCTTTAAAGCTTTGATGGAACGTTTAAAAGGTCAGTAAAATTCCTTTCCATATAGTTaaagcataataataataatagtagttCAGTAGACAAATCTCAACCAATAAGTATTTATGCCAAAACTAATTTAAATTTTGCAAATACTTTTCTTAAACCAATTATGTTTatgtgattatttttttttatttctcctTCATTATATAGTATATACTCCATCtttaattttattcattattttatattgttgttaaataatttttatattttgatatttatgtgtatttcATAAAAGTTGAAGAAATAAACAGCATGATGCACACATCAATAAAGGATATTGATCCAACTACAAAAAATTGGACAATTAAGATGATAGTTTCTGAAAAGTCAGTTGTACGAACAAGCCCacaaaaacaattaaaatatcaAAATCTGACGCTTATTGATAAAGAGGTAAACTAATTATTTTCttcactaattttaaataatatatttatcattttaattattcatttacaaataaaaaaacagATTATACCTTAATAATCTCAATGTATTCTTATTTTTGACACAGGGAAATAAAGTACAAGCTACAATTTTTGAGTCTGATATCCACACTTGGGAGGATTCTTTAAATGTTTACCAATCATATTACATCACCAATGCACGTGTTATACAAGCAAATCCACGTTACAAAATTGGAGACCATCCATATCAATGGACGATTAACTCAAAGACCAAAATAGAAGAATTATCAGAAAATGACGACCATGTACAACAACCAAAATATGACATAGTCAATTTCAAAGATTTGGAGCCTTACAAAATGACACCTAAAAACATAggtaatttaatttaagttttgtTATAACAATTAAACTAATTTTTATTGCAGATTCGTAATCGAATCCCTAATATTTGAAATCCAAAAATACAGATCTATTAGCAGTTGTAATAAAAATGAGCTCAGCTAAAGATGTAACGACAATGCATGGAATAAAAACAATCCAAGAAATTTATCTCATTGATAAGAGGTAAGAAGACAACCTAaaataattcatttttttaaatacataagaaatatatatttttatttaaatattaactaTTTCAAATTTTCTTAAACTTTAGTTTCAATCCAATTTGTTTAACCATGTGGGGTCAATTTGTCAAATATGATGCCCAAAAGATATCTGAAATTGTCGATGAAAAACCAATCATATTAGCAACAAACATATATGTCAAATCATACAGAGGTAAGTATTATAAGTCACAATcttataaattataaaatatatatatatactttttcatTAACATTATTTCATTTTGAAAAAGGTTTAACTTTGTCAACAACTTCATCAAGTAACTTTACCATAAATCATGCACTTCCACAAGCAACAACAATGCGAAAATGGTAATTCTTAAATACATATTAATtagcttttaattaattaaacctaATTACATAATAAGATTTTCTAACatttatctttattttattattattcagggtagataaaaataaattaaaaataagaagtATCATTGCAAGATCTTGTACATATCCATCTGTCTCCCTTTCGTCTGTTGGGATTCGTGAAATTGTTAAGGTTGGAAATATTGCAGATTTGATGAAAAGTTTACAACCAATGGAGGTAAAGTGATTTTTATTATTTTCCAGTAAATTATATTTATACCAACATTTTTATTGACTATTCCAAATAAATTGATGTAGATAGCAAAATTCTGGATTCAAGGAAAAATAATTCTAACAAACTTAGCACAAATATTCTACTACATGTCATGTCCTGCATGTAACTCGGGAACTACAAAAACATACAATGAAAACTTTGTGTGTAAATGTGGAAGTAGATCAATTGCAACACCACGGTgtgtattaaataatttaaatgttCTAAAAAATGTATCTTCTTAAAATAAACTAATGCTCAAATGAAAATCATATCAATTTCAGTGCCAGGGCATATGCGGAAATCAATGAGAACACTGGAAGTATATCTGTAATTATGTTCGGCCATGTAGCAGAAGAGATGTTGGGTTACTCTGCAGTACAATTAATGGAACATTCTGAAGAGGTttgttgtgttttaaaaaaaataaataaataattgtatATACTAAACAAATTTCAGTAATATCAATTTTCAACACTAACTTAAACCTATAAAAATAATTTCTCAGGAGAAGAAAGAATATATTGAAAGACTAAGCAAAAAATTGTCAACAAAGAGCTGGACAATACAAATTTATGCTGATCTAGAAAAGTTAAAGCAACAGCAATATAAGAATTTTAATGTCTACTCTATTCAAGAATTGCAACTAGAGGAAGTAGTTGAATCTTCGTCTTAGTTTATAAATTACCTAACTAAATCTTTTAAATATTAACACAACGTTTTTCTTTTAATACCATGTAATATATTTTCATTAtttcacatatttaatatttattatggaaattatataatttttaaatatttctgttttaaattgttttaaattaaaatatatatagtgCAAAAcataacgtgcattgcacgtacattctaactagtatatatatatatatatgtctatacCCCAAATGCCTAATACCCACTGTCACCTTCCCCATATTCATCTCCCACCACCCGTCCATCCCCAAATCTCACCAGAAGCAGCCACGACCCCAGGCGACATTCGCCCAGCCGCGACCCAGTCCAGGCGAGCCCCTGCCCTTGCCTTTTCGCACGCCGTAGCCGAGCGACCCAGAGCGCCGAACCTAGGCCCCATCGCGCCACATTCTGGCGCCCAACCTCCCGAACTAAGCAGAAGCTCCCCCACCAACACACTCGGCCTACCAGGCGCATCCGAGGCGAGGTGGTTCCCAGCGACCCCAGCACCCTCTGCTCAGCGTTGTGCCCACCACCCTTTTCATGTCCCAGCCGAGAGCAACTCCTCTCCAGCCAACCATATCTGAACAAACCCAAACCAAGGCTCACCACCACCCAGCCAAGAAGCTCTCGACCCAGTCCACCCCGGTGCATCCGAGCCCAAGCATCCCAACAGTCAGCCGAGCCACTAAATAATGGGGTATTAATTTCCTTGTCCCCGTATAGTGCTATATATATTACTGGGCATTTGAGTTACTGCTAGTCTTTGATCTGGTGAGCGCATAAACCTGATGGAAACTCTGTTGGATAATCTATGGCCTTACTATTTAGGGGTGGTAATATTGCTCTGTTATTCTGTTGGAAATTCTATGGCATTACTGTTCAGGTGCTCCTTTTGTTGTGTGATAGCCTTGTGATTTAGCTGCTGTCTTTTTGCCCATCATGACCATTAAAACACGAGCACAGAGAAAGAAGCCCAACACTACCCCACCATCCCCTGTCCCACCACCAGATAAACCAAAATCTACACCAACCTCTATCCCACAAGCAACCAAAACAACCAAAAAGGCATCCAAAACCACCACTGTCCCACCAAAGACCCCACAAATTCCCACTGCCCCACTCCTATTGCTTGCCCCAGCAGCTATAAATACTCCTACCCAAGCCAAAAATACCCCACCCGCCACCAAACCAAAACCACCTCGACTCAAATCCAAAAGACCAGCCCCACCAGCATCAACTGCACCCCCACCAAAGCAACAAAAGACTGCCACTACCACAAACACTGCCCCCACCCTACACACACAGTTGTCCCACCTCCTAAAACCAAGAAAACAACTACCCCTTCAGGGCCTGCCAGAAAACTTACTTCTGCTCAAGCCAAGGCCAGATATGAGTCTGTCAAGACAAAGAAATTGTTTCCAGAAAGAGGATTTTTGCCTACCACTATTGAGGTGCCTGCTTTTATCAATACCGTCATTGAGCAACACAATTGGGAACTTTTTTGTCAGAAACCAGAGCATGCCATTATTCCATTGGTCGGAGAACTTTATGCCAACCTAGCCTCCGCGGTGAATTCTGAAGTGTTGGTTCGTGGAAGGTTGTCTCTTTTGCTGGTGAGGCTATTAATGCCCTCTTTGGGTTAGCCAGCGTTGACGGCGCTGTTTATAATGAAATGATCTTGGCACCTACCCCAACTGACTTTGACAAGGCACTGCAGCGTGTCGCAGCTCCCGGAACTCAATGGTGTATATCTTCTGGCGGTGTGCGCACTCTCTTGCACACCTCCATTTTGCCTAAAGCTGGAGTATGGTTAAGCTTTCTGAAGTGTCGATTGCTACCCACAATGCATGACACCACGATGTCCAAGGAGAGGGTGCTCCTGTTATATTGTATACTGGCTGGGCTGAGTATCAATGTAGGCCAATTAATCTCGAGCCAGCTTGTTAGCTATGCCAGGAAGAAGAAAGGGAAGTTGTTCCTTCCCTCACTCATCACACAGCTATGCATTAGAGCTGGGGTGCCTTTTGCTTCCACAGAGGATCTACTTTTCGAGCTCTGGGACATTGATTTCACTCTCATTGGGCATACTTGTGCACCTGCCTTAGCCGCTGGACCCTCCACCATGCCTCCCCCAGTTCCACTCACTGACCTCATTACCCAGCAGCAGGAGATTCTTGGCCGGTTGGTGTCTATGGAAGCTCAACAGCATGCTTACTGGAAGTATGCTAAGAAGCAGGATGCAGCCCTCATCAAGTCCCTCCAGCGAAGCTTCAACAAACCAACCGCTGCATTTCCAATCTTCCCCAGCTCCATCCTAGAGGCATGGCCAGGGCCAGTTGTGCATGATGGCCCTAGTC from Humulus lupulus chromosome 5, drHumLupu1.1, whole genome shotgun sequence encodes the following:
- the LOC133780083 gene encoding uncharacterized protein LOC133780083, producing the protein MSRKEGRALQKTERNICQKKASRNNLIHINKSTSIDDDDSQRFVGSSVNILQTNTSINNDSESSNQLSTMLRGGMQQNAIVQSRKLLKDVPSKPYLLKLMPRCTHFKAKRFPHETTGFCCGNGKISLTTNDVPKQLLDLFTGNTNQSIHFRTYIRTYNNKFVFTSFGVNFDKDLCRRNKGIYTFRTQGQIYHYINDLLPSNGRPSYLQLYFYDTDNELQNRILDSDRMVPSIVAQLIDILQINPYSIFFRSLGDLEDLENQTILIRTNPGLDQRVFNAPTSSQVAAILVENNEGEQLKPRDIFFHNHLGGNHKVQYYFGCYDPLQYPLLFPFGDIGWHQGIKRVNRRDKSIYNETNHSILPQQSINADELIAREERDKGPIVSCREYYCYKLQIRENDNSILLISGRLLQQFVVDMYVKIDTSRLDYFRSNQNHFRTEIYQGIVDTITLGERNASNVGKRMILPSSFIGGPRDMRKRYMEAMTLVQRYGKPDVFLTMTCNPNWPEISNQLLQHEEPQNRPDLVARVFLSKLEQLKDELFKKKIFGQVSAYVYVIEHQKRGLPHAHFLIILQRDWKLYTPESFDEIVSVEIPYQNTNIHLHNAVVKHMMHGPCGVLNPSNVCMKRNGCCKSNYPKKYAPNTNVGSDCFPIYKRSDNGVNVKVRGKNLDNRWVVPYNPYLLATFDCHINVEICSTIKAVKYLYKYIYKGHDRVAFNLISEENNHQVDEIQQFQSARWIAPPEAMWRIYGFVINEMYPAVYSLHLHLEDQQSITFQAKDDLTNILNSYQSRKTMLTEFFAMNQIDANARRLLYKEFPEHYVWNHQHKQWTPRKKKTVIGRIVTANPLEGERYYLRLLLTHLKGPLSFQDIRSIDGIVVPTFRDAATLHGLLQRDNNLEECLQEASLFQMPASLRRLFATILVYCNPTNPIYLWERFENEMSVDFKPADYPTSNVRIQVLRSIALAIDSLGKDINSYNLTDNDISFDDKEIQSREINDEMGVEVPEEDITASKCLNSEQQHVYDAVLEKVLENKSGSFFIDGPGGTGKTFLYKAILAILRSRNLVALATASSGVAASILPGGRTTHSRFKLSLGTSEMNTCSISKQSGLASLLRTTRLIIWDEAPMTRKQHIEALDKMLRDITDVDVTFGGKVVILGGDFRQVLPVVRKGTREEQVRSSLVYSYLWPSLTKFHLIENMRARLDPAFSDYVLKVGNGMPPNTANEMIKIPTCMLIPYVDDKFSLDRLIEDVFHNIHVFSQNISSMMKRAILTPKNDFVDEINTLLIHRFPGEEQRYYSFDETTYSSEQSVMEDFLNNLTPNGLPPHELLLKKNCPIMLLKNINPSEGLCNGTRLICRAFDKNIIDAEIAVGHYKGKRVL